Part of the Musa acuminata AAA Group cultivar baxijiao unplaced genomic scaffold, Cavendish_Baxijiao_AAA HiC_scaffold_1138, whole genome shotgun sequence genome, GAATCAAGAGAACTAGCTACTTTGAAACAATTGTATTTGATGTATCCTTCTTACTTTAATGGTACAGTTATAAAGGTCCAACCTAATAGTCTAGGACTTCATAATAGCATAGGACAATTGATTAAAAAGAGGATGGATGCAAGAAAATAGATGAGTATATTGCCAATAGAAAATTCTTTTAACTGATGACAAAATCATGTACAACCTTTGATCCCAAGATTCCACAACCATTCCATAACTTAACTTCAAACTCGTTGTACAATTCAGACAATATAAGAAAAACATAAGTAGCTGACTTGTTCTTTTACTTATTCACTAATCATTTTGTTAATTTCTCCGAAACTGACTCTATAGTCAAAGGTCCTTCCAGATGTTCCTTTATTTTCTTTAGGTATTGTGTCCCTTCAAGATTCTTCCTGGAAAAGAACTGAAAACTAGCAATAAGATCATGTTGCCATCAATTTTCTTTCCCAACTAACATACTAACAAAATATTTTGAGTGTTAAATGGTTTCGACAATATAGGCAACACTTCCCTTGCCACCATTAGATGTGTGTATACAACAACAAATAGGATAAGGTTTTCCCAAAGAATGTttgaagcaaggttcgcaatactgtaccgtaccggtatttcgacctgggctcggtaccggtatggtacggtataccgagcggtacacccaggtgtaccaagcggtacactcaggtgtgccgagtactgtagcaggcAAACACAATAGGTTATTAGGAGCCTGTTTGATATTGTAAGATCGAAAGAtatataaatgtcaaattatagctTATGAGTCCCAAAAAGGCCTAAAAGTGAAAATTCCAAATCATTCATCCATGcataaataaatgataaataagtgGTGCTTAAGTGATCAATTTTTAGGAAGAAATGAGAAATGCTTAAAAACAATTGCATGAAGAGACTTAATCACTTGATTAATACATTCAGCCCCAAAAAATCAATAACAATTCTCTGAAGCCCGTTTTAATTTACAAACTTGACTAATTCACTCCCTTTACCTAGAAATACAAATGCATGTGCAATATGCACTAAATATttaatatgttattatattaatatatcaaATGTCTGTGCAAGCCTACTAAAGGAATCATTGCAGCTTACCTAACTCCTTCAGTATAATCACTTCCCAGAAGCAATGCCATACGGATTAGTTTGTCTCGATCTAAGCCAAGCTCGCGCTCAAGCTCAACAGACACCTTCACGAAGTATGTCTCAACATATTTCCGGTCATCGAATATGTTCTTGTAGACATTTCGAGCTCCAAATAAGAAGACATCAGAATCATCAGTTACAACACCATCAACAAGGTTTGTCATTTCCATATAAGCACACTGAGCTTTTGCTTCTGTAGGTGCAATAATATAAGGCAAACCAAACATTTGAAGCAGTTCCTGTAATTTTTCAGAAAAGTAATGAGGAGTTGCATGTGTGCGTTAACATTGCTTGCATCATAGCTCAGGATTGAGCAGATAACAATTACAATACACCTTTTGCCAACTGTATAGTATTGATGTTTACCAAAATTGTAGCTTTTATGCCTATGAAACTACCAAGGTGAGGGAAGAAGCTCCTAATAGAAACGTGAAGAACACGATAATCGAAGGGTCCTTTAATGTCTACTTTTAGTAAATATTATCAATTATGCAGGAAAACAAGTATAATATTCTAAGGATGATATTTTAAGCATAAAATTACATAAACTCGCAGAGAATACAAAAACTATATAGGTTAGATTCTTAAAACTTTTTCTCTAAAAATACCAGAAAGGCCTGAAGAGCACCTGACACTCAGCAAACATCTCATTTTTCACAGATTCGGCATCTCGCTCAAGCATCCTCTGCTCATTTCCAAGGTTCACACATTCTTGTCTAAGGAGAGGGATTTCTTTGTCTAAACTAGCTTCTCATACTTCTATTTGATTGTTTAAGATCTGTGTACTGTCTCCAATATGATCAGATATAGCATTATCTTTCTCAGCAATATTCTGTTGTGATTTCATACCAGTGTCTATAATTTCTTCCATCAAGGAGCTATTTTCTAATAATGAAATATTATATCCTCTTTCAGGAGGTACACTTGTGTGAGATACACTTGATCTCACACAATTCCTCCGTGGACATTCTTGAACAAGATTTAATTTGGACTTCATAACTAGCATCAAGAGATTGTTCCAACCAACTTGGGCGACCATCAGAAGGTTTGCTAGGTGGAATGTTGCCTCTTTGTAAAGTCATTACATTCTGATCATTTTCTCTTCTACTTAGCAGAGATGGTTCTCCATCCAAATCTAAACCAGATAAATTAAATGAATCAAGATTATACTTTAAAGAATCAGGGATCTGCAAATCATCCTCTTTGCAGTGATTATCCAGCGGTCCATCATTACACGATAGACTTTCCTCGGCATCATTATCTAAATGAACACATGTATTTGTCACCAGTTTATACAAAATAACCGCATCAGAGATTTGATCCTTCACTGATCTCACTAATTCTACAACTGCTGAAGAATTGGTTGAAGAGTTTTGTTCCTTAAAATCTTCAAGGCTTCTCCTTATTGCTTCTTGTATATCAGCTTCTTCCTCAAGTGTTCCTCTTGAAACATCTTTTACAGGTTTATCTAGAAATTAAGAACTTGTGTCAGGATTTTGACACACCCCTTCCTCCCAATCCACATCAGCTACTTCATTGCTGCTCTCAGCTAAAGGCGATTGGTTTTTTTTCAAGTCACTTTTTGGACTTGCAGTTATATCAGCAAAaccatttggaatttcagaaattTTCTTAACTAAACCTTCCTCCCAACTGCAATCAGATTCAAAATCATTTGTGCTCTTATCTGAATGAATTCCAAGGGTAAATtggatgatgaatatattatcaTCATCCGTAGCTTTCATCCCGCTGTCATCCTCTGAGAAGGAAATCTTAATTGCATCTTCACTACCATGAATAGCAATAACCAATACCATCAAGACAGACTCTTAGAAGCAAACTCTTATAAACATAAATCAGAATCTAGGAAGCAGATAAAGATACAATCTTAATACTTATAATAAAGGCTATATGCTAAGTAAAACAATAACTGATTGACGGAACAGTCTCAATGATATAACTGAGAAGAAATGATAATTAATAACAATAACACAAAAAATAAGCCCATCTTTTCAATTCAACTATTTGGAAGAAATGGGGAGCAGAAGACCaagacttcttttatttttttttcttttcctcttttgaGACATGTTTTTTCTTTCCCGTCCAAACGTAAGTGTGCAATAGAGTATCAATTAGGAAAAGTTGTTTCTTCTCATGTGTGCACACATGCACACATAACATGAACATCAACTGAGGGAAATAGATAGCAGATTCTAGCAATTATATTTATTACTTTAGGGATACTAATTTCCGGCGTTATGAATTTTCTTGCTCATTGTAGCAATTATTCACAAACATTTTGAAGAGTTTAAGCCTAGCTGTGTCTGAAAAAATTAAGATACCAATCCAAATCGGCTCAAGTGAAACCCGAATACTCAAATTAACCATTGAGGCCTCTTTTGGAACTTTAAATCCTCATGTGTCTCCCTTTTCACCCAGTATTACTCTCATTTACTCTCATCCTCATTCGCTTTCTCACACTTTTATTTGTGAAAGTTCATGATCGGTGATTAATGGTAATCAAGATATTGATTTAAATAAAGGAAGGATTCGAACTCAGGATATGATGGAATTTCAGTCTAATTTGAGATAGCATTTagctttttttctttgttttatcaTCATTATGTATAAAGATTAAACGTGATTATGGTCATTGTCTTATGTTTAGTCTCAACTAGGTTTATTCTCTTACATTTAGACCTAAATTAGGGATATTTAGGGTCAAATTGGTGGGACTAAAAAGATAAATCCACTTTCTCATCCTTCTAACCTGTTATTCCTATTCTTTCATGCCTCATACACACtgtattcttatttaaaaataataagttaTCATTAATAAGGATTCAAtacttcaaaataatttttttgtgaaTTTCAATCATCTTTGgcgttttttaaaagaaaattaggATGTACTAAGATTCAGACATATGGTACGTCGATACCGACTAGACCGGTCAGTTCATGGGCCAATACCACCGATCAACATGATACTGCGATCCATGATTAGATCATCCATGATTGAATACCACTAATATTCTTTTCTTGTGTTGATCTTTTATGTGGAAGAGGAACTTGGATTTGTAAAAAGTAGAGTTTACTTGAAATGAagttgtaaaacaaacttcaaatCACCTTCATTTTTCTTCAACAAGGTTTGAAAGTTGTAAGAAATTATTTTAATGTTGTTTCGGCTAAGTAAGATAAACACCAATTGCTGTTATTTTTCACATGCTCAGAATAGTGGACTCCTTGATGTTTATGTTATGATATATGGTTTTCCAATGTTTGCAAAATATTACCAGATGACTTTGGGGATTtggggaaaaaaataaatattatttgctggTTATTTGTCAATCTAtaggtagaaaaaaaaaaatttttttccaACACTAATCTTGCCATCACCAAAATTGATCTGACCAACAAAAGTTTTTATTGCCAAAACTCTTCAGCAAGAATTTGTTAAACCATTCAGTGAAAATTATTATTCTCAATCAAAAAGTTTAATATAGCATGGAGGTAATTAAATTCTCATACTTGTTTAACAGGAAAAAAAATACAGATTCACTTAAGGAGTATACTTTGGAAGAAAAATTCAATCCTCTAAAGAAAttaaaagtcaaaatatttctatctcttttttttttttgttattagggAGGAGAGGGAAAATACACCCAATGGTCTTGAAAAGGACAATCATTTCCCAGAATAGGTTCTTAAACAAGGCATATTAAATAAAAAGAAGATAAGATTAATTAATAGATCATCCGCATGAAAAAGATGATATCACAAAATGAATCAGCtacattttatttcatttgtgAAATGGAGATCACTTGCTATTGTTTTGTGCTACTTTATCCTCTCACTAGATTGTTGTCCTATGCTGCTGCTATCTTATTGGTGAGTGTTGTTGTGGTCCATCCATCCTATGTTGTCTGCTGAAAACACTACTCGATCTTGAGGTGTATGCTAAAAGGCTGCAATCAAAATTTCAAGCTTTTCACTGTGTttcagcatcttatctttattgtagAGAAAGTTGTACAAAATTTTGTTTCACTGTATTCATGGATGTCTAGTAACCATTCTCAAAGATCATTCAGCTTCAATCCAGTCTGCGAGTTCATAGGATCTGATTACTTCTACTTATCATTTTTGCTACTCACATGTTGCTACACCAAATACGAACCTAAATAAGAATAAAGCCCAAAGCGACAATGTGGCAAGAAAAGAATGAAATGGAATGGAAGGAAATCACCATGGGACGGACCTTGTTGGCATACAGGGAGGGGCACACGATCACCCTCCTCGTACCTATGATTGGTTCCGTCAGCTCCCACCCTCAAACCACGAGGCAACCCTAGAAGAAGCAGCGCACATACCTCCTCCGTCTTCGCGATCATCGAACCAACCTGAAATCAATCGAAGAAAACTTAAAATCAGCCCTAAAATCTATGCATTTCGCTGAAAGATGAGGCGTTTCGAACCAAATGCTCACCTTCGTTCCCACCTTCGTTCCCGAGCCGAGACAGATCGAATGGGGCGATGGGCTCGGTGGATCTTGGAGACACAAATAAGATGAGCACGTGCGAAAGTTAATTtccaattaaatatataatacgatGCTAAAATCTTTTTAATCTAATTAATTTGGGGGCTCCGGAATCCAAATTAAGATTAACCAATTGGATTCGATTCAAGAATCACTCTGTCCGACCACGGTCCcactatatatatctctctctcctcCCCCACTCTCACTATGACTTCTCTCCCCTCGTCTCTCGCCTCTCGCCTCTCGCCCCTCCTCTGCTCCCGTCTCTTCTCCGCGTTCATTTCCTCTCGTCTCCTCACCAGAAATTTAGTCGTCCATGGAGCCCGTCGACCTCGTACCGAGCGGgtacaggttccttcccacggcggcGGAACTCGTGGTTGACTACCTCGCAAACTGGGTCGCCGGCGCAACCCTCCCTGGCCGCGCTGTTGCCTTCGCcgacgtctacggcaccgagccgtggaatcttctcggcagcgatcggcatgaaggctatttctttgcggagcggAAGCCTAAGAACAACGGCGGCTCGCGCGTGGATAGAAACGCCGGCagcggttcttggactctgtacAAAAAGCAAGAACCCGTGAAGTCCATCGTcggcgggcgcgagatggtggtggGGCGAAAAAGCTGCCTATCCTTCAACGATGGCCGTcggaagaactccgggtggacaATGTACGAGTATCAGATGTGTTCCTCCGGAttcgagagacgagttctctgtcacgttaAGAGAAGCTCGCATCAGGCCATCTCCGGAGGCACCACCATCAAAACGGTTGAGTCCACCTTCACGGAGGCCGCGACAGACACGGTCACCGGCGACAGCTTCGTTGGGCGGAAGAGAAACAGAGaggaatcttctactctctcagCGAAAGCCTCgactctctcaaagaagccatgctgggGGTTGGTTGCACATTCCAGCACAGCATTGCTGATCGACGCTTCACCGCCTCCAACCGCGGTTGTCCAATTTCCCTTATTGGCTGCTGTTACACCCCCGGAGAGTCATCATTCCTCGGTCGACTCTgttgcaccgaacgaagccggagtcccAGCCGCCTCTCCATCGTCAACGGACGTTGGTGGAGAGGTCGTGATAACTGCGGAAGATctcgaagcattcttggcttcgtattcgtcgtcggtcgatcagaactgcaccgacgatgcTTTCATCACCAGAGACGTTGAAGCCTTCGTcgtctcaccacctccaaccgcggtTGTCCAACATCCACCCCCGGAGAGTCATCTTTCCTCCGTCGTCTCcgttgcaccgaacgaagccggagtcccAGCCGCCTCTCCATCATCAACGCCCGTGATAAGTGCGGAAGAATtcgaagcattcttggcttcgtcGTGGGTCGATCAGAACTGCACCAGAGAGGTTGAAGCCATCCTGATCtcggat contains:
- the LOC135671199 gene encoding DNA repair protein UVH3-like gives rise to the protein MIAKTEEVCALLLLGLPRGLRVGADGTNHRYEEGDRVPLPVCQQEAKAQCAYMEMTNLVDGVVTDDSDVFLFGARNVYKNIFDDRKYVETYFVKVSVELERELGLDRDKLIRMALLLGSDYTEGVSGIGIVNAIEVIQAFSEEDGHQKFRQWVESPDPAILGKLVSGSHSNRSLKENNNGADAIKRSSQEDASEESVSRGHDDEKPTGNEAIKDIFIHKHEKDARDIEIPNIRLEVFELMMRIG
- the LOC135671148 gene encoding NAC transcription factor NAM-B2-like, whose amino-acid sequence is MEPVDLVPSGYRFLPTAAELVVDYLANWVAGATLPGRAVAFADVYGTEPWNLLGSDRHEGYFFAERKPKNNGGSRVDRNAGSGSWTLYKKQEPVKSIVGGREMVVGRKSCLSFNDGRRKNSGWTMYEYQMCSSGFERRVLCHVKRSSHQAISGGTTIKTVESTFTEAATDTVTGDSFVGRKRNREESSTLSAKASTLSKKPCWGLVAHSSTALLIDASPPPTAVVQFPLLAAVTPPESHHSSVDSVAPNEAGVPAASPSSTDVGGEVVITAEDLEAFLASYSSSVDQNCTDDAFITRDVEAFVVSPPPTAVVQHPPPESHLSSVVSVAPNEAGVPAASPSSTPVISAEEFEAFLASSWVDQNCTREVEAILISDDTDTASTTIPKASPSGLVDLLLMPDDTRIDSTTVAEVPSSASSIDLVAYEQIYSTDFFTSLEHVHDFLMSDDTFTFTASTTIPVASLGQCSLDNPY